The Mycoplasma sp. 1654_15 genome contains a region encoding:
- the mip gene encoding Ig-specific serine endopeptidase MIP: protein MKKSRKNTFFLLKTLASSTIFILPTILISCTQTEDKPKPPTKDPKSPSDPTKPGAGAGASDNTTQPPATFFGPQNQKLLITADKLKQVPVSLAELNGNSDYSRFTTNDIGEDFSQIIVKPQNQQDDSAVNIEVINKKYIDNNPSVSAEQGKIILTIKISEKENPSNSVERDVEISGFRPYRDSVINLGWAEKLMPDQSTYYSKDNYGRFEADSEKYLNLLKPQLASIEKKNPFDLASWRSDITRTDSDKEKYNQTAKQLKLDTYDDALIKGFTMPVYEGGQVKGLKLYDPAEIPKGPAWWDVISRNENQVNGLARYIPNQKYKDIALQTYSVKFGRPAKFEELNSPEEQRAYFQNLENKNNKDYKPTESTARGTMWILDYEQPSDRNQQPTKWYFGTNNHVVEEYKHNATQVSLTVLKPEIGIRTKLRTTFRADRPDSQYLTFSFTKNDLKNPDEVQNNTQKADYISPDNYGIPGIRIVYRATDFLKTKPTDYLVDKDKNNPLYKDTEEYLDFAVLEIDFTKFKVPEKFNNLNEFIKTLTNDYYHKQEQHIKFLKKSYLTDYSKIDAKLSSADTKQTPSDQIFIVGYPQSTGDFFLKQYEDQDDFDNKKLGYSLWMNSDASFYNSLSNDEGNPNSNNERANRGNYLSLNIGYRSFGDKPGLTDAFIAAPKIGKSLHTSTIMSNPTVSKQVKFKIEEQQADGSKKEVEKESTVEDDNTKKYIATGLEYIPRHYAPVGGASGSSVRNQNNELIGVFFSANETAKTGLVAAFRSEGFDYKGLYGKYNSPQYDLIYGGGADQKTSYREALKTLYGDSFKTALFPNGVKDVPQDFKFTNTVPTKAK from the coding sequence ATGAAAAAATCAAGAAAAAATACATTTTTTTTACTAAAAACATTAGCTTCTTCAACTATATTTATTTTACCTACAATTTTAATATCATGTACACAAACTGAGGATAAACCAAAACCTCCAACTAAAGATCCAAAATCACCTTCAGATCCAACAAAACCTGGAGCAGGCGCAGGAGCTTCTGATAATACAACGCAACCTCCAGCAACATTTTTTGGTCCTCAAAATCAAAAATTACTTATTACTGCAGATAAATTAAAACAAGTTCCTGTTTCCTTGGCAGAACTAAATGGAAATAGTGACTATTCTAGGTTCACAACTAACGATATTGGGGAAGATTTTTCTCAAATTATAGTTAAACCTCAAAATCAACAAGATGATTCTGCAGTAAATATAGAAGTAATAAATAAAAAATACATTGATAATAATCCAAGCGTTTCTGCAGAACAAGGAAAAATAATTTTAACAATTAAAATAAGTGAAAAAGAAAATCCTTCAAATTCTGTAGAAAGAGATGTTGAAATCTCAGGTTTTAGACCTTATAGAGATAGCGTAATTAACTTAGGTTGAGCTGAGAAATTAATGCCTGATCAAAGTACTTATTATTCAAAAGATAACTATGGTAGATTTGAAGCAGACTCAGAAAAATATTTAAACTTACTTAAACCTCAATTAGCTTCTATAGAGAAGAAAAATCCTTTTGATTTAGCTTCTTGAAGAAGTGATATTACAAGAACAGATTCAGATAAAGAAAAGTATAATCAAACTGCTAAACAACTAAAATTAGATACATATGATGATGCTTTAATTAAAGGTTTTACTATGCCTGTTTATGAAGGTGGACAAGTAAAAGGACTTAAACTCTATGATCCAGCAGAAATTCCAAAAGGTCCTGCTTGATGAGATGTTATTAGTAGAAATGAAAATCAAGTAAATGGATTAGCTAGGTATATTCCGAACCAAAAATATAAAGACATCGCTTTACAAACTTATTCAGTAAAATTTGGACGCCCAGCTAAATTTGAAGAACTAAATTCACCAGAAGAACAACGAGCATATTTTCAAAATCTAGAAAACAAAAACAACAAAGATTATAAACCTACTGAATCTACAGCTAGAGGTACAATGTGAATTTTAGATTATGAACAACCTTCAGATCGAAATCAACAACCAACTAAATGATATTTTGGTACTAACAATCACGTTGTAGAAGAATATAAACATAACGCTACTCAAGTTTCTCTTACAGTTTTAAAACCTGAAATTGGGATAAGAACTAAATTAAGAACAACATTTCGTGCTGATAGACCAGATTCTCAGTACTTAACATTTTCATTTACAAAAAATGATTTAAAAAACCCAGATGAAGTACAAAATAATACTCAAAAAGCAGATTATATTTCACCTGATAATTACGGAATTCCAGGTATTAGAATTGTCTATAGAGCAACAGATTTTTTAAAAACAAAACCTACAGATTATTTAGTAGATAAAGATAAAAACAATCCTCTTTATAAAGACACAGAAGAGTATTTAGATTTTGCGGTTTTAGAAATTGATTTTACAAAATTCAAAGTTCCTGAAAAATTCAACAATTTAAATGAATTCATTAAAACACTAACAAATGATTATTATCATAAACAAGAACAACACATCAAGTTCCTAAAAAAATCCTATTTAACTGATTATTCTAAAATAGATGCCAAACTTTCAAGTGCAGATACAAAACAAACTCCTTCAGATCAAATATTTATTGTTGGTTATCCACAATCTACTGGTGACTTTTTCTTAAAACAATATGAAGATCAAGATGATTTTGATAACAAAAAACTTGGATATTCTCTTTGAATGAACTCAGATGCTAGTTTTTATAATTCTTTATCTAATGATGAAGGTAATCCCAACTCAAACAATGAAAGAGCAAACAGAGGAAATTATTTATCTTTAAACATCGGGTATAGAAGTTTTGGTGATAAACCAGGACTCACCGACGCTTTTATTGCTGCACCTAAAATAGGAAAATCTCTTCATACTTCTACAATAATGTCAAATCCTACCGTTTCAAAACAAGTTAAATTTAAAATTGAAGAACAACAAGCAGACGGATCAAAAAAAGAAGTAGAAAAAGAGTCTACAGTTGAAGATGATAATACTAAAAAATATATAGCTACAGGATTAGAATACATTCCTCGTCATTACGCACCAGTTGGAGGAGCTTCTGGTTCATCTGTTAGAAATCAAAACAATGAATTGATTGGAGTTTTCTTCTCAGCTAATGAAACTGCTAAAACAGGATTGGTTGCAGCTTTTAGATCCGAAGGATTTGATTACAAAGGTCTATATGGAAAATACAATTCACCTCAATATGATTTAATCTACGGTGGTGGTGCTGACCAAAAAACATCATATAGAGAAGCTTTAAAAACTCTTTACGGAGATAGTTTTAAAACTGCTTTATTTCCAAATGGAGTAAAAGATGTTCCACAAGATTTTAAATTTACAAATACAGTACCAACAAAAGCTAAATAA